CGGCCGTGATGCAGGGCGCGGAAGGTGGAGGCGGTCATCTTTTTCACGTCTCCCGAAGGGATGCGGACGGTGTTGGTACGGACCGAAGGTGCGCGGACCGCTCGGCCGATGTGCCCGCTGTGAGCGCAGCGGGACCCACAACGTACCTCTGGACAGCCGAGCCGCAGACGCCTGGTTCCGATCCGGTCAGGCGGTGTACCCGCCGTTGGAGTCGAGCACGGCGCCGGTGATGTACGAGGCGGCCGGGCTGGCCAGGAAGGTGACGGCCGCCGCGGTCTCGGCCGGGTCGCTGAGCCGCTGGAGGGCGAGGCTCGACACCAGGGTCTTGAGGACCTCCGGGTTCGGCGGCTCCATGCCGGTCAGCATCAGGCCGGCCTGCACCATGTTGACGGTGATGCCGCGCGGTGCCAGGTCGCGGGCGACGCCCCTGGTGTAGCCGATGAGCCCGGCTTTGGTCGCGGCGTAGTCAGCGAGGCCGGGGACCCCGACGCGGGAGCCGACGCCCGAGCCGATGTTGACGATCCGGCCGTTGTCGCGCAACACCTTCGCCGCAGAGCGGATGATTGCGATGACGCCGGTGTAGTTGGTGGCGTGCATCCGGTCCAGGGCGGCGATGTCCGCGTCGGGGTCGTCGACCGTTCTGCCCTGCTCCACGGAGATGGCGGCGTTGTTGACCAGGATGTCCAGGCCGCCGAACCGGGCCACGACATCGTTGATCAGTTGGGGTGCCCGCGAGGTGTCCGCCTGGTCGTTCTGGAAGGCGGCGGCGCGTACGCCCCGGCCCGTCAACTCCTTGACGACCTCGGCGGCCTTGTCGGCGGAGCCGACGTAGGTGATCGCGACGTCCGCGCCGGAGTCGGCCAACGAACGGGCCGTGGCCGCGCCGAGGCCCCGGGAACCGCCGGTGACGAGGGCGATCTTGCCTTGGAGAGGTTGTGACATGAGTGTTCCCTTCACGTGACCAGGTTTTTGACTGCTCGGTCCACCATACGGTTGGTGGACCGGTCGGTCAATAATTGCTACGCTGGTCACATGGCCAGACCGCGGCAGTTCGACGAGGAGCAGGTGCTACGCGCCGTCCGGGACCAGTTCTGGGACGCCGGCTACGCGGCGACCTCGCTGGAGGACCTCATGCGCGTCAGCGGGCTGGGCAAGGGCAGCCTCTACGGGGCCTTCGGCGACAAGCATCAGCTCTTCCTTCGGGCGCTGCGCAGCTACACCGACACAAGCGGGGGCTACCTGCGGGAGATGCTCACCTCCACTCCCCGTGCCCTGGACGCCCTGCGGGCGTTCGTGATGGCACCGGTGAGCGACCCGGGCGGAATCGCCGCCCGCCGCGGCTGCCTCATGGCGAACAGCACCTGCGAGCTGGCCACCACCGACGCTGACGTCCTGGCGGAGGCGCGGCGCACCTACGAAAGCACCACCGCCCTGGTCGCCGAGTGCGTCGTACGAGCCCAGGACGAGGGTGACATGCCGAGCGGTGCCGACCCGGTCGAGACGGCGCGCGCACTGCTGGCCGCGCAGCAGGGGCTCGTGTTCATGGGCCGCACCGGCCTGGACATCGACAAGCTGACGGCGACGGCGCGTACCCTCACCGCCCAGTTCCTGCCGGAAGCCTGAGACCGGCGGTCACGCGCGGCCTCGTCGTCCGCTCAGCCGCTCTTGCGGGCCACGGCGCAGTATTCGGAGACGGGTGTGGTGTCGTTGCCGTCCGGACGCCACTGGGAGCAGGTGAGCAGGCCGGGCTCGAGGATGTCGAGGCCGTCGAAGAACCGGGTGATCTCCTGCGGTGTCCGCACGCACATCGGCGCGGCGCCGCCGGCGTTCCACATCTCCACGGCCTGGTCGACCGCTTCCGGGTTGACCTCGCGGGTCGGGTGGGAGATGACCAGGTAGCTGCCGGTGGGTACCGCGTCCACGAGACGCCGGACGATCCGCGTCGCCTCGTCGTCGTCGACGACGAAGTTCAGGATCCCCAACAGCATGATCGCCACCGGCTGTCCGAAGTCCAATGTCCGGCGGGCCTGCACGAGGATCGGGCCCGGGTCCCGCAGGTCGGCCTCAAGGTAGTCCGTGGCGCCCGCCGGGCTGCTGGTCAGCAGCGCCCGAGCGTGCACCAGCACCATCGGGTCGTTGTCGACGTAGACGATCCGCGATTCCGGGGCGGTCGCCTGGGCGACCTCGTGGGTGTTGTTCGCGGTGGGTAGGCCGGTGCCGATATCGAGGAACTGCCGGATGCCAGCGTCACCGGCGAGGTGCCGCACGGCACGGCCCAGAAACTCGCGGTTGAACCGGGCCGACTGGACCAACTCCGGCATGAAGGCGAGCACCTGCTCGGCGGCCTCCCGGTCAGCGGCAAAGTTGTCCTTGCCGCCGAGGAGGTAGTTCCACAACCGGGCCGAGTGCGGGACGCTGGTGTCCACTGTGCTCGCCCGGCCCCCGTCCGTGGAAGGCGCGTCCGTCACCGAGGCTCCTCTGGTTGTGACGTGGTTGGTCCCGGACACGATAGGCCCGCGCCCCGGTGACCTTCAATGCCTGAAGATCAAAGAAACAGCTGAGACGGGCTGAGCCCTTTCGGGTGTCCGGGCCTGTCCTGTTTTGTAGGTTCAGAGGTGACAGGAACCTTGCCAGGTTGCCAGCGCCTCCGCTCCCGGTCCGGCGTCCTAGAGGAGGCAGACGCCGTGACGTCGAGTCCGCTACCCCGGATTCTTCGCCGACGCGGCGCGCCCGAGTTTCCGACGTTCCTGGAGCTCTTCTTCGATCTGGTCTACATCTTCATGTTCTCCCGGCTCTCCGTGGGACTGGTCGACGATCTCAGCGTTCGTAACGCGGCGCAGACCGCCGTCCTGCTGCTGGCCGCATGGTGGGTCTGGGTGTTGACCGCGTGGCTCACCGACCTGTTCAATCCGCGGCTACCGCTGATCCAGGCCACCGTTCTCGTGGTCATGTTCGGCACCCTGTTGATGGCCGTCGCGGTGCCGCGTGCCTTCGGCACACACGCGTGGCTCTTCGTCGCGGCGTACTTCGCCATCCACCTCGCCCGGGATTCGGTTCTCATTCCCGGCACCCGGGTGAACCGGCCAATCCAGGCCAGGAGCATCCGGGTCTTCTTCTGGTTCGGTGTGACCGTCGGGCCATGGGTGGCTGGCGTGTTCGTGGACGGCACAGCCAGGCTGGTGCTCTGGTCCATCGCGGTGGCGGTCGACCTCGGGTCGGCCCGGATCGGTTGGCCGACGCCGGGGCTCGGTCGTACCGAACTCGCCAGCCAGATCTTCACCGGCGCACACCTGTCCGAACGACACCGACAGATCTTCATCATCTCGCTCGGCGAGTTGATCCTGACCATCGGGATGGGCCTGGCCGCCAGCGGCTTCGAGGCCGGCCGGGTGGTCGCGTGCACGATCGCGTTCGCCAACGCGCTCCTGCTGTTCCACATCTACTTCCACCGGATCCGGCAGCTACTGGCGCCGACCGCCGTCTCGACGGTGGAGCGGGTCCGCTCCGGCACCGCCACCTCGTACACCCACCTGGTCATGGTGGCGGGGGTGGTGGTCATCTCGGCCAGTGACTCACTCGTCATCGACCGCCCGTTCGGCGAGGCCCCGCCGGGCTGGATCGTCGCAATCCTGGGTGGGCCCGCACTCTTCCTGCTCGGTGGCTGCCTGTTCGACTTCGTGGTCACCGGCCGGATCCTCTGGTCACGGGTGGTGGGGGTCGTCGTGCTGGGCGCCGCCGGACCCGCGATGCCGCTGCTGCCACCGCTCGCCATCATGATCGTGGCGAACCTCGTCCTGCTGCTCACGCTGATCGTGGAGACGAGGGCCCCGCGCTCGCGGTTGACCAGTGCCCCGTTGCCCGCCGGGTGAGCCGCGGGAGTGCCGGCGCTGCGGCCCGGTCGACGTCAGCCCAACGCCGGTGGCCTCGCCGTACGGGTGTGCACCCGGGTGCTCAGCAGGTTCGCCACGGCGACCAGGGCGAGAACGACCACGGCAAGGAGGACGACCATGAGCGGCGGCAGCAGGTACGTCGCCGGTGCCACCCCGCTCAGCAGGACCAGACCAGCCAGCCGCGACCTGGACACCCGACCGAACACGGTGTAGTCGAGCAGCCCACGGCCGATCAGGAAGAGAGCCGGTCCACCGAGGATGACCGCGGCCCAGGACGGTGGGGTCTCACCGAACGGGCGGTCGATGACGAGCTTGCTGGTGACCGCCGCGCCCCCGATACCGGCCACCATGATCAGGTGAGTGACCGCGGCGGACTGGCCCAGCAGGGCGGAGTTCGTCGACTTGGCGATCGCGTCGGTCAGGAGTTCTCCCGCACGGTAGATGTAGATCCGCCACATCAGCACCACGACCAGGAAGACGACCACGAGCGCCCAGACCCGCGGGGCCGTGTAGTCGCTCTGACTGAAGGTCTCCGCTGTCGTGAATATCGAGACGCCGAGCGCGATGATGACGAACTGCCGGTACCGCTCGGAGAGTCTCTCGCTGGCCGGCCCCCACTCCTCGGAGCGCGGACGCCCCAGTCGCAGTACCGGCCAGCCGAGAGCGGCCGCGGTGTACTCCACCCCGACCGCCGCCGCCCAGAGCACCAGCCGAGCCGTGTCACCGAGGAACCCTCCACTGATCCACCCGATTGCGGCGATGGCCTCCCAGAACAGGACCCGACCGTTCCTCCCACGCTGGGACGTCTCCCGCACGATCAGCAGGTGGTAGACGCTGGAGCCAACGTGGATCGCCACGTAGGTGATCGCGAACAGCAGGCCACGGCTGCCGTACGCGTCGGGGACCGTGGCCGCCAACAGCATGCTCGCCGCCATTGCCCCGATGAACTGCAGCTGGACCGCCGGCCGGCTCCGGTCGAGCGCGTCACCCGCCCACGCGGTCAGCGCCCAGATGAACGTGAACGCGAGCAGCAACACCACGGTCTGCGCGGCACCCGTCCAGGTGAGCTCGGTGGCCAGCTTCTCCGCGAGGGAGATCAGCGCGAAGATGTAGACCAGATCGAAGAAGAGTTCCAGGAGTGCCGGATGCGCCGGATTCCTCCGGCCCGAAACCGCCACCCCGGCGTCGCCATCCGCTGTCATCGACCACCCTGCCGCGCCCGTCCACCGTTACCGCCACCGGATGACGACACTACGGGTAATCAGAGATTGACGTAGGGTGGTTGCCCGGGGCCGGGTGCCGTGCGAAGGGCCTGACGCGGTCGGTGGTCAGCCGTCGAGGCGCTGCGGTCCGAAAACGCTTTCGATTGACCGTCGTCGGTATCGGCCGCCCACCTTGCCTCGACGGCTTCGTCGCCTTCCCCGAAACCAGTCTGCGCACTACTCTTACGAGAACCAAGGGGCAGCAAGCAAACCACCAACCACCCTGAAATGTTTGCGAAAGGCTTTCGGTGGGCCGACGACGATCCCAGTCAGTGACGTTGAGCGACGTGGCGAGCCGGGCCGGCACCTCCGTGGCCACCGCATCCAAGGCACTGAACAGCCGCGCCGAGGTCGCCCCGGAAACCCGGGAGCGGGTGCTGCGGGCCGCCGCCGAACTGTCCTTCCAGCCCAACGTGCTGGCCCGCGGTCTGATCTCCGGACGCACCCGCACGGTCGGGCTGCTCACCGACGAACTCGGCGGCCGGTTCGCCATACCCATCCTGCTCGGCGCCGAGAACGCCCTCGGCAACGGGCAGATGTCCGTCCTGCTCTGCGACGCTCGCGGCGACGCGATCCGCCGCCAGCACTACATCCGCACCCTGCTCGCCCGCCAGGTCGACGGGTTCATCGTGGTCGGCGACAGCAACGACCTGCGCCCATCATTGACACAGGACATCCCGGTCCCGGTGGTCTACGCCTACGCCGAGTCAACCGATCCGCGAGACCTGTCGATCGTCGCCGACGACGAGGGCGGCGCCCGACTCGCCGCCGAACATCTGGTGTCACACGGCCGACGCAGGATCGGGCACATCACCGGGCCCGACACCTACCGCGCGGCACGCGATCGGGTCGCCGGACTACGAGCGGTGCTCGCCGAGGCGGGGCTCACCCCCGCCGGCGACCCGCTCTACGGCGAGTGGTCGCAACGGTGGGGCCGGCACGCCGCCCGGCTACTGCTCGCCGCCCGACCTGACGTGGACGCGATCTTCTGCGGCAACGACCAGGTCGCCGCTGGCGCCGCCGACACCCTGCGGGACCTCGGTCGGCGAATCCCGGACGACGTGGCGATCGTCGGATACGACAACTGGGAGTTCTTCGCCGCCGACTGCCGACCGCCCCTGACCACCGTGGACCTCAATCTCGAACAACTCGGCGCCGCCGCGGTCAATCACCTCTTCGCCGCCATGGACGGCAACGCCGGCGCCGGCGTCATCCGGCAACCCGGCCGCCTCGTCGTACGCGAGTCCACCGGCCCTGTGCTGCATCGCTGATACCCGCTCGCCGGGGCCTCGACCACCCGCCCCGGCATCCACGCCCCGACACTCAGCCGACGGGCAGGGTCGACTCGCGCATCACAACGCGACCGGGGAACTCCTCCGAGCTGGCCGCGGCACCGTCGATAGCGGCGAAGAGCCGTTGGCCGGCCACCGCGCCGAGGTGTTTGAGGTTCATGTCGATGCTGGTCAAACGCGGGCGTGAGTCCGCGGCGATGGCTTCCCAGTTGTCAAAGCCGATCACCGAGATCGTTCGCGGCACATCGCGTCCGAAGTCGCGCAGCGTCTCCAGGACACCCCGTGCGATCTGGTCGCTGCCGCAGAAGATCGCGTCGACCTCGGGATGTTGCTCGACGACCATGTGTGCCGCGGCTCGCCCCCAGGACTCGTCCCACGACCCGAAGTAGGGCCGGTCGCCGACCATTCTCAGGCCGGCGGCAGCGAGCATCGCCGCCGCGCCCTCGGCGCGGTCCCGGGCCGCTTGGAAACCGGCCTCCCCGGTGATGTGGGCGATGTTGCGCCGGCCGCACGCCAGCAGGTGCTCGATGGCGAGCCGTCCACCTCCCACGTTGTCGACGGTGATCGAGATATCCGCCGGATCGGCGGAGGGGGCGTAGACGTACACGACCGGCACGGGGATGTTGCCGGCCAGCGGCGGGCGGGGGTCGGTGCGGGAGCCCACGACCATGAGGCCGTCCACGCGCCGGGACAGCAGCGCCTGTACGTGATGCTTCTCCCGGATCGCGTCGCCGCGCGCATCGCACAGGAAGACCGAGACCTGACCCGCCCCGGACGCGTCCTCCGCGCCCATGAGGATGGGGATCGAGAAGCGCCCCTCCAGGTCGCTCGTCAGCAGGCCGACGGTCCCGGTCCGACCACTGAGA
The nucleotide sequence above comes from Micromonospora sp. NBC_00389. Encoded proteins:
- a CDS encoding SDR family oxidoreductase produces the protein MSQPLQGKIALVTGGSRGLGAATARSLADSGADVAITYVGSADKAAEVVKELTGRGVRAAAFQNDQADTSRAPQLINDVVARFGGLDILVNNAAISVEQGRTVDDPDADIAALDRMHATNYTGVIAIIRSAAKVLRDNGRIVNIGSGVGSRVGVPGLADYAATKAGLIGYTRGVARDLAPRGITVNMVQAGLMLTGMEPPNPEVLKTLVSSLALQRLSDPAETAAAVTFLASPAASYITGAVLDSNGGYTA
- a CDS encoding TetR/AcrR family transcriptional regulator; this encodes MARPRQFDEEQVLRAVRDQFWDAGYAATSLEDLMRVSGLGKGSLYGAFGDKHQLFLRALRSYTDTSGGYLREMLTSTPRALDALRAFVMAPVSDPGGIAARRGCLMANSTCELATTDADVLAEARRTYESTTALVAECVVRAQDEGDMPSGADPVETARALLAAQQGLVFMGRTGLDIDKLTATARTLTAQFLPEA
- a CDS encoding SAM-dependent methyltransferase, which translates into the protein MTDAPSTDGGRASTVDTSVPHSARLWNYLLGGKDNFAADREAAEQVLAFMPELVQSARFNREFLGRAVRHLAGDAGIRQFLDIGTGLPTANNTHEVAQATAPESRIVYVDNDPMVLVHARALLTSSPAGATDYLEADLRDPGPILVQARRTLDFGQPVAIMLLGILNFVVDDDEATRIVRRLVDAVPTGSYLVISHPTREVNPEAVDQAVEMWNAGGAAPMCVRTPQEITRFFDGLDILEPGLLTCSQWRPDGNDTTPVSEYCAVARKSG
- a CDS encoding low temperature requirement protein A, whose translation is MTSSPLPRILRRRGAPEFPTFLELFFDLVYIFMFSRLSVGLVDDLSVRNAAQTAVLLLAAWWVWVLTAWLTDLFNPRLPLIQATVLVVMFGTLLMAVAVPRAFGTHAWLFVAAYFAIHLARDSVLIPGTRVNRPIQARSIRVFFWFGVTVGPWVAGVFVDGTARLVLWSIAVAVDLGSARIGWPTPGLGRTELASQIFTGAHLSERHRQIFIISLGELILTIGMGLAASGFEAGRVVACTIAFANALLLFHIYFHRIRQLLAPTAVSTVERVRSGTATSYTHLVMVAGVVVISASDSLVIDRPFGEAPPGWIVAILGGPALFLLGGCLFDFVVTGRILWSRVVGVVVLGAAGPAMPLLPPLAIMIVANLVLLLTLIVETRAPRSRLTSAPLPAG
- a CDS encoding low temperature requirement protein A; this encodes MTADGDAGVAVSGRRNPAHPALLELFFDLVYIFALISLAEKLATELTWTGAAQTVVLLLAFTFIWALTAWAGDALDRSRPAVQLQFIGAMAASMLLAATVPDAYGSRGLLFAITYVAIHVGSSVYHLLIVRETSQRGRNGRVLFWEAIAAIGWISGGFLGDTARLVLWAAAVGVEYTAAALGWPVLRLGRPRSEEWGPASERLSERYRQFVIIALGVSIFTTAETFSQSDYTAPRVWALVVVFLVVVLMWRIYIYRAGELLTDAIAKSTNSALLGQSAAVTHLIMVAGIGGAAVTSKLVIDRPFGETPPSWAAVILGGPALFLIGRGLLDYTVFGRVSRSRLAGLVLLSGVAPATYLLPPLMVVLLAVVVLALVAVANLLSTRVHTRTARPPALG
- a CDS encoding LacI family DNA-binding transcriptional regulator, with the translated sequence MGRRRSQSVTLSDVASRAGTSVATASKALNSRAEVAPETRERVLRAAAELSFQPNVLARGLISGRTRTVGLLTDELGGRFAIPILLGAENALGNGQMSVLLCDARGDAIRRQHYIRTLLARQVDGFIVVGDSNDLRPSLTQDIPVPVVYAYAESTDPRDLSIVADDEGGARLAAEHLVSHGRRRIGHITGPDTYRAARDRVAGLRAVLAEAGLTPAGDPLYGEWSQRWGRHAARLLLAARPDVDAIFCGNDQVAAGAADTLRDLGRRIPDDVAIVGYDNWEFFAADCRPPLTTVDLNLEQLGAAAVNHLFAAMDGNAGAGVIRQPGRLVVRESTGPVLHR
- a CDS encoding LacI family DNA-binding transcriptional regulator, which encodes MTTEPEVPAYRPPTLTDVAKLAGVSVATASKAINGRGEVRTTTRVRVLEAAELLSFAPNALARGLLSGRTGTVGLLTSDLEGRFSIPILMGAEDASGAGQVSVFLCDARGDAIREKHHVQALLSRRVDGLMVVGSRTDPRPPLAGNIPVPVVYVYAPSADPADISITVDNVGGGRLAIEHLLACGRRNIAHITGEAGFQAARDRAEGAAAMLAAAGLRMVGDRPYFGSWDESWGRAAAHMVVEQHPEVDAIFCGSDQIARGVLETLRDFGRDVPRTISVIGFDNWEAIAADSRPRLTSIDMNLKHLGAVAGQRLFAAIDGAAASSEEFPGRVVMRESTLPVG